The proteins below are encoded in one region of Colias croceus chromosome 17, ilColCroc2.1:
- the LOC123699357 gene encoding adipokinetic hormone/corazonin-related peptide receptor variant I-like, producing the protein MMYIDEKVSGPGGASQKNWTHLNTSNDELPLDMRFNHGHMVSITVYSVLMMVSATGNLTVLSQLVKRRRAGRASRLDVLLMHLAVADLMVTFLMMPLEIAWAGTVQWLAGDLMCRLMMFTRTFGLYLSSFVLICIAVDRYYAILKPLNVTWEARVRRALLTAWVCAGLASLPQSFIFHLEEHPDVKGYFQCVTYGSLPTEQHEFAYFLLNMVLMYVAPLVSTLYCSSAALLEIIKRANTSNDKMRRSGVGILGRARARTLKMSVTIVLVFFTCWSPYYCYCLWYWIDKDIVNHLDPAFQKAMWLFSCTNSCANPIVYGVFNRNRWSWRSGPHARCRNGSMRRGSRFPHGDSMEISAATLARARFSLHSERNSRRDSTRSFVTQNGTQKHLNNNNTVNGIV; encoded by the exons ATGATGTACATAGACGAGAAGGTATCTGGGCCGGGGGGAGCGTCACAAAAGAACTGGACGCACCTCAACACTAGCAACGATGAGTTGCCATTGGACATGCGGTTCAACCATGGCCACATGGTGTCCATTACAGTGTACAGTGTGTTGATGATGGTCTCGGCTACTGGGAACTTGACGGTACTATCGCAATTGGTGAAACGGAGACGGGCTGGCAGAGCAAGCAGATTGGATGTGCTGCTCATGCATTTGGCTGTCGCTGATCTTATG GTGACATTCCTCATGATGCCGCTGGAGATAGCCTGGGCGGGCACGGTGCAGTGGCTGGCCGGCGACCTCATGTGCCGCCTCATGATGTTCACGAGGACCTTTGGACTCTACCTCTCCAGTTTTGTACTTATATGTATCGCTGTTGATAG ATACTACGCAATTTTAAAACCTCTAAACGTAACCTGGGAAGCCAGGGTCCGGAGAGCTTTGCTCACCGCGTGGGTGTGCGCCGGCCTCGCCAGTCTACCACAGAGCTTCATATTTCATTTAGAAGAACATCCTGATGTGAAAGG ATACTTCCAATGTGTGACATACGGCTCGCTGCCAACAGAGCAGCATGAGTTCGCGTATTTCCTCCTCAATATGGTGCTGATGTACGTGGCGCCTTTGGTCTCAACGCTTTACTGCTCGTCGGCTGCGTTATTGGAGATCATAAAGCGAGCCAATACTTCTAATG ATAAAATGCGGCGTAGCGGCGTCGGTATTCTGGGAAGGGCGAGGGCGCGAACACTGAAGATGTCAGTGACCATCGTCCTAGTTTTCTTTACGTGTTGGTCGCCGTACTATTGCTATTGCTTATG GTACTGGATAGACAAAGACATAGTGAATCACTTAGATCCAGCTTTTCAAAAGGCAATGTGGTTGTTCTCCTGTACGAATTCCTGTGCAAATCCCATAGTCTATGGAGTATTTAACAGGAATCGATGGAGTTGGCGATCTGGCCCA CACGCGCGTTGCCGCAACGGAAGCATGCGTCGAGGCTCCAGGTTCCCGCACGGCGACTCCATGGAGATATCCGCAGCCACGCTCGCCAGAGCGAGGTTCTCACTACACAGCGAGAGGAATAGCCGACGAGACTCAACCCGCAGCTTTGTTACGCAAAACGGAACGCAGAAACATTTGAACAACAATAATACCGTGAATGGTATCGTTTAA